A region from the Deltaproteobacteria bacterium genome encodes:
- a CDS encoding NDP-sugar synthase — protein MVLAAGRGTRLAPLTDATPKPLLPVAGRPFLEHILDFLRAAGIRDVVLNLHHLGRRIEEHLGDGARFGLRVRYSWENPILDTGGGIKRAEPLLAGEPFAVLNGDSLLELRLAEVVERHREQGAIATMVVRPDPDAARYGLVELDAEDRVRRVSGRPPGAPGPLRPFMFPGLHVFEPAIFDWMDAGTTFSVTRVTYPRLLEAHVPVQGFLTLARWVNIDTPQALTRADAELRGQPFRF, from the coding sequence ATGGTACTCGCCGCCGGGCGCGGAACGCGCCTCGCGCCGCTCACCGACGCCACACCGAAGCCGCTGCTGCCCGTGGCGGGCCGGCCCTTCCTCGAGCACATCCTCGACTTCCTGCGCGCCGCCGGCATCCGGGACGTCGTGCTGAACCTCCATCACCTGGGGCGGCGCATCGAGGAGCACCTGGGCGACGGCGCGCGCTTCGGGCTCCGGGTCCGCTACTCGTGGGAGAACCCGATCCTCGATACGGGGGGCGGCATCAAGCGGGCCGAGCCGCTCCTCGCCGGCGAGCCGTTCGCGGTGCTGAACGGGGACAGCCTGCTCGAGCTCCGCCTCGCGGAGGTGGTGGAGCGCCACCGCGAACAGGGAGCCATCGCGACCATGGTGGTGCGGCCGGACCCCGACGCGGCGCGCTACGGCCTGGTCGAGCTCGACGCCGAGGATCGGGTGCGGCGCGTGTCCGGGCGGCCGCCGGGGGCCCCGGGCCCCCTCAGGCCGTTCATGTTCCCGGGCCTGCACGTTTTCGAGCCGGCGATCTTCGACTGGATGGACGCCGGCACCACGTTCAGCGTGACCCGGGTCACCTACCCCCGTCTCCTGGAGGCTCACGTCCCCGTTCAGGGGTTTCTCACTTTGGCCCGCTGGGTCAACATTGACACACCCCAGGCGCTCACCCGAGCCGACGCGGAGCTCCGCGGGCAGCCGTTCCGCTTCTGA